From Coleofasciculus sp. FACHB-1120, one genomic window encodes:
- a CDS encoding WD40 repeat domain-containing protein encodes MTEQIRETFIYNGEFYYLAGLECSLKYPVEGINSIAEEPVDFDKIENEIFDFLNEKLVLLDLRREGLITLQNYGMEPYVFSTACKRGFYSTYEILDEVLFLKEMTVGHVSGGHKPIQGVMPIYNNYGGFCYQNLKVFTRFTGRITLGKDLIDGIFLKFFLKMTFYKGQLVAIQDLSLDISISVAVIFGGLEAVKRRLASAVSAQRILALSGALYYGESGLDLVIPALLDESAQVMWAAYSLLRTRTETKVKIALQEFNPYQFFECFCTFEGHSDYISSVAIAPDGKTIASGSGDMNIKVWDILTGKCRGTFEGHLACVDSVAIAPDGKTFVSASRDNNFCGRGGLKSINVWDILTGKCQRSLQILGIFPDGKTLIHGRQYKTIKALDIETRECLRMVNRFLWDVYFVAIAPNDQTIVSSNDDNTLEVWDIEAGKWKGSLQGHSRRVYSVAIALDGRTIVSGSKDNTIKVWDLETCECKGTLEGHSDYVLCVAIATDGKTIVSGSKDNTIKVWDLETCECRGTLEGHSNAVSSVAITPDGKTIVSGSYDNTIKVWGIR; translated from the coding sequence ATGACAGAGCAAATAAGGGAAACATTTATTTACAACGGAGAATTTTACTATTTAGCTGGTTTAGAATGTTCCTTAAAATATCCTGTTGAAGGGATTAATTCTATAGCAGAAGAACCTGTAGATTTTGATAAAATAGAAAATGAAATATTTGATTTTTTAAATGAAAAGTTAGTCTTATTAGACCTAAGAAGAGAAGGATTAATTACCCTGCAAAACTATGGGATGGAACCGTATGTATTTTCTACGGCTTGCAAGAGAGGGTTTTATTCAACCTATGAAATTCTTGATGAAGTATTGTTTTTGAAAGAAATGACCGTCGGTCATGTTAGTGGTGGTCATAAACCTATACAAGGAGTTATGCCAATCTACAATAACTATGGTGGTTTTTGTTATCAGAATCTTAAAGTTTTTACCCGTTTTACTGGGAGAATCACCTTAGGTAAAGACTTGATTGATGGAATATTTTTAAAATTTTTTTTGAAGATGACATTTTACAAAGGTCAATTAGTTGCGATTCAAGACCTTTCATTAGACATTTCCATTAGTGTTGCTGTTATCTTTGGCGGGTTAGAAGCTGTTAAGAGACGCTTGGCTAGTGCAGTGTCAGCGCAAAGAATCCTTGCATTAAGCGGTGCCCTCTATTATGGCGAATCAGGCTTAGATTTGGTGATTCCTGCTTTGCTGGATGAATCGGCACAGGTAATGTGGGCTGCGTACTCGCTACTGCGGACAAGGACAGAAACGAAAGTCAAAATTGCCTTGCAAGAATTCAATCCTTATCAATTTTTTGAATGTTTTTGTACCTTTGAGGGGCATTCTGACTATATTAGTTCGGTAGCGATCGCGCCGGATGGTAAAACCATTGCTAGCGGCAGTGGCGATATGAATATCAAAGTGTGGGATATTCTGACGGGCAAGTGCAGGGGCACCTTCGAGGGGCATTTAGCCTGTGTTGATTCCGTAGCAATCGCGCCAGATGGTAAGACTTTTGTCAGTGCTAGTAGGGACAACAACTTCTGTGGTAGAGGGGGCTTAAAGAGTATCAACGTATGGGATATTCTGACGGGCAAGTGTCAGCGCAGCCTACAGATACTAGGAATATTCCCAGATGGTAAAACTTTGATTCATGGTCGTCAGTACAAAACCATCAAAGCGTTGGATATAGAGACGAGGGAGTGCCTCCGCATGGTAAATAGGTTTTTATGGGATGTTTATTTCGTAGCAATAGCCCCGAACGATCAAACGATTGTTAGTAGCAATGATGACAACACCCTCGAAGTGTGGGATATCGAAGCGGGTAAGTGGAAGGGTTCGCTACAGGGGCATTCACGCCGAGTTTATTCCGTAGCAATCGCCCTAGATGGAAGGACGATTGTTAGTGGCAGTAAGGACAATACTATTAAAGTGTGGGATCTTGAGACGTGCGAGTGCAAGGGCACGCTAGAGGGGCATTCAGACTATGTTCTTTGCGTAGCAATAGCGACGGATGGTAAAACTATTGTCAGTGGCAGTAAGGACAACACTATTAAAGTGTGGGATCTTGAGACGTGCGAGTGCAGAGGTACGCTAGAGGGGCATTCAAACGCAGTGAGTTCCGTAGCAATAACCCCAGATGGAAAGACGATTGTTAGTGGCAGTTACGACAACACCATCAAAGTGTGGGGAATTCGATAA
- a CDS encoding PAAR domain-containing protein, whose translation MLPVAVLGDVASGSPIIGPGAPTVLVMGRPIACLGDAVTGPSIAGALAMPCSVTVLACGRPVAHMGTMAVGATPTVPPVPISLPVIATGVTVLVAP comes from the coding sequence ATGTTACCAGTAGCCGTATTGGGCGATGTCGCTAGTGGTAGTCCCATTATCGGACCGGGGGCACCAACCGTTTTAGTTATGGGGCGACCTATCGCTTGTCTGGGAGATGCTGTCACGGGTCCGTCAATTGCTGGCGCTCTCGCGATGCCTTGTTCTGTCACCGTTCTGGCTTGCGGGCGTCCAGTGGCGCATATGGGCACAATGGCAGTGGGAGCAACTCCCACGGTGCCTCCAGTTCCGATTTCTTTACCTGTGATTGCTACAGGAGTCACCGTATTAGTTGCCCCTTAA
- a CDS encoding VgrG-related protein — protein sequence MPQNTVKYISYPQIKIDGDDAPASLMEDILQISVEESLHLPAMFTLVIRNDYFPGREGDELWRYENLLTIGKPVQIGFKSSTTEDADFDDTQQGNILNGEITAIETHFTSGSQAPVVIRGYDVSHRLHRGRYNRSFQNMTDTDIVRQIIGELGITAGTIDESGGPYGFGDPVGYIFQENQTNMEFLRERAARNGFELFVQDGKLHFRKPVAGASLALKWLQEIHSFQVRVTSAEQVDSVEVRAWDYKSKQVIASTKSSQTTQVITDTKQGKGKATSTSFSSTPKMIVVDQPVSSQKESDAIAQALYNELSGEFVYADAKAEGDPRIRPGRVVDLASMGKYSGNYYVTTTRHVYQERFYTTEFSVRGLRGDDLLATLSPRTHLQAGQTLLVGIVTNNKDPKKWGRVRVKFPTLTEEHESNWARVVGAGAGVDRGFDCLPEVNDEVLVAFEHGDIHRPYVIGGVWNGTDAPPEDVNNTISGEGKVRLRTFKTRTGHKLQFVEEDKDTSKAGVYIETIGAHKCHMNDSEKFVEIKTTDGHYVRLDDQNKKIEIKTKGGHKILIDDLNKKLDITTTGGQKLLMNDMTNSITMQAVQKVSISAPMEILLQSGPTSIKLAPAGIELQTAAKLSAQAGGVLDLKSGGAATMKSGAALSLQSGGTLSAQAGAAVSVQSAAALNLQAGAAVAIMAAATASMTAPLIRLNC from the coding sequence ATGCCACAGAATACAGTTAAGTACATATCCTATCCTCAAATAAAAATTGATGGAGATGATGCTCCTGCGAGTTTGATGGAAGATATTCTTCAAATCTCCGTAGAAGAAAGCCTCCATCTTCCAGCCATGTTTACCTTAGTGATCCGGAACGACTACTTTCCGGGGCGCGAAGGAGATGAACTTTGGCGCTATGAAAACCTATTAACAATTGGTAAACCCGTCCAGATTGGCTTTAAATCTAGCACTACAGAAGATGCTGATTTTGACGATACACAGCAGGGCAACATTCTGAATGGCGAGATTACAGCAATTGAAACCCACTTTACCAGTGGCTCTCAAGCTCCGGTCGTGATTCGCGGGTATGACGTTTCTCATCGCCTACATCGGGGACGCTACAACCGCTCTTTCCAAAACATGACCGACACCGATATTGTTCGGCAAATTATCGGTGAATTGGGGATTACAGCGGGCACCATTGACGAAAGTGGCGGGCCTTATGGCTTTGGCGATCCCGTTGGCTATATTTTCCAAGAAAATCAAACCAACATGGAATTCTTGCGAGAAAGGGCAGCCCGGAACGGTTTTGAGTTGTTTGTGCAAGATGGGAAACTGCACTTCCGCAAGCCGGTGGCGGGTGCTTCTTTGGCTCTCAAGTGGTTACAAGAAATACATAGTTTCCAAGTTCGGGTAACAAGTGCCGAACAGGTAGATTCTGTTGAGGTAAGAGCTTGGGATTATAAAAGTAAACAGGTGATTGCATCTACTAAAAGCAGTCAAACAACACAAGTCATTACTGATACCAAACAAGGCAAGGGCAAAGCAACTAGCACTAGCTTTAGCAGTACCCCCAAGATGATTGTTGTCGATCAGCCAGTCTCTTCTCAGAAAGAATCAGACGCGATCGCCCAAGCTTTGTATAACGAGTTATCGGGGGAATTTGTCTACGCTGATGCCAAAGCTGAGGGCGATCCGCGAATTCGACCGGGACGGGTCGTGGACTTGGCAAGTATGGGCAAATACAGCGGCAACTATTACGTCACGACAACTCGTCACGTTTATCAGGAACGTTTCTACACCACCGAATTTAGCGTTCGGGGATTGCGGGGGGACGATCTTCTGGCAACCCTGTCTCCTCGAACCCATCTCCAAGCAGGACAAACGTTGTTAGTAGGGATTGTCACGAATAACAAAGATCCCAAAAAATGGGGTCGCGTGAGAGTGAAATTTCCCACCTTAACAGAGGAACACGAAAGTAACTGGGCAAGGGTGGTGGGAGCTGGAGCTGGTGTAGATCGCGGGTTTGATTGTTTGCCGGAGGTCAATGACGAGGTCTTAGTTGCCTTTGAACACGGCGATATTCATCGCCCCTACGTGATTGGTGGAGTCTGGAACGGTACAGATGCACCACCGGAAGATGTCAATAATACAATTTCAGGTGAAGGCAAAGTCCGCCTGCGGACATTTAAAACCCGTACCGGGCATAAATTACAGTTTGTGGAAGAGGATAAAGATACTAGCAAAGCTGGCGTCTACATTGAGACAATAGGCGCTCATAAATGTCACATGAATGACAGCGAAAAGTTTGTGGAAATTAAAACGACTGACGGTCATTATGTGCGCCTAGACGATCAAAATAAGAAGATCGAAATTAAAACCAAAGGCGGTCATAAGATCCTCATCGACGATCTCAATAAGAAGCTGGATATCACAACAACTGGCGGTCAGAAGTTGCTGATGAATGACATGACTAATAGCATCACGATGCAGGCAGTGCAGAAAGTAAGTATTTCAGCACCAATGGAAATTCTGCTGCAATCTGGGCCTACGAGTATAAAACTCGCACCTGCTGGCATAGAACTTCAAACCGCAGCCAAGTTAAGCGCTCAAGCAGGCGGAGTTTTAGATTTGAAGTCTGGGGGTGCTGCCACTATGAAATCTGGTGCGGCATTGTCGCTGCAATCTGGCGGTACTTTGTCGGCGCAGGCGGGTGCTGCTGTGAGCGTACAGTCTGCCGCAGCTTTGAATCTGCAAGCAGGTGCTGCGGTGGCGATTATGGCAGCTGCCACAGCCAGTATGACCGCACCGCTGATTCGGCTGAATTGTTAA